A genomic stretch from Setaria viridis chromosome 1, Setaria_viridis_v4.0, whole genome shotgun sequence includes:
- the LOC117835067 gene encoding LOW QUALITY PROTEIN: probable phosphoinositide phosphatase SAC9 (The sequence of the model RefSeq protein was modified relative to this genomic sequence to represent the inferred CDS: inserted 2 bases in 2 codons; substituted 1 base at 1 genomic stop codon), with protein sequence MFHSKSLPRPKDTSVVVVVLETTEVNIVISLSTRADTQXIYVDPITGALRYLGKHGEDVFDSEAAALNYITDGSRILSKSTTYGKAVLGYAVLGSYALLLVATQLSATVPNLPGGGCIHTVAESQWIKIQLQNPQPQGNGEQKNIRELADLDIDGKYYFCETRDVTRPFPSRMTVWEPDEEFVWNEWLSKPFKDIGLPGHCVILLQGFAECRNFGGAGQQGGLVALIARRSRLHPGTHYLARGLNACSGTGNEVECEKLVWVPQKGGGRIPFSSYIWWRGTIPLWWGAEIKNAVSVEAEIYVADDPYNGSLQYYQRLSXRYGNKSSEANVSRQKKSGMVPIVCVNLLRYAEGKTESVLVDCFKESLQYMKSTGKLGSTWIQLINYDWHATVKLKGQQQTVEGLWRHLKAPTMAIGFSEGNYYDVRQQLKECKGSIICNDDINGGFCMESTQNGVIRFNCADSLDRTNAASXFGALQVFVEQCSRLSISLDVDAMFGLSSRYSEYDSRNARSLPPGWEERFDSVTGKSFYIDHNTRTTTREHPCQEAPQKPWKRFDMTFDQFKGSTMLAPVNHLAELFLLAGDIHATLYTGSKAMHSEILNIFKEETGKFSKFSAVQNVKITVQRRFHNYVNDSSRQKQLEMFLGLRLYKHLLSIPIFPLKVLSRPSGCMLKPVPSITPVADGGSSLLSFKKKDLIWVCQQGADYVELFIYLGEPCQVCQLLLTVSHGAEDSSYPASVDVRVGSSIDALKLVVEGACIPQCSNGTNLLIPLTGRIDPEDLAVTGKSARPNVQESTYLPLLYDFEELEGELNFLNRVVALSFHPSAISRTPITLD encoded by the exons ATGTTCCACAGCAAGTCCCTCCCTAGGCCCAAGGACACGTCGGTGGTCGTGGTCGTCTTGGAGACGACCGAGGTGAACATTGTGATCAGCTTGTCGACGAGGGCCGATACTC GTATATATGTCGACCCGATCACGGGCGCCCTGCGCTACTTGGGGAAGCACGGGGAAGATGTTTTCGATTCTGAGGCGGCAGCATTGAACTACATCACTGATGGATCAAGGATTTTATCCAAGAGCACCACCTATGGGAAAGCAGTGCTGGGCTATGCAGTGTTAGGAAGCTATGCTTTGCTTTTGGTTGCAACACAGCTGAGCGCAACAGTTCCCAATCTGCCTGGAGGTGGGTGCATACACACAGTGGCGGAGAGTCAATGGATAAAGATCCAGCTGCAAAACCCTCAGCCCCAGGGGAATGGAGAGCAGAAAAATATCCGTGAATTGGCTGATCTTGATATTGACGGGAAGTACTACTTTTGTGAGACAAGGGATGTTACCAGGCCCTTTCCAAGTCGTATGACAGTATGGGAACCAGATGAGGAATTTGTTTGGAATGAGTGGCTGTCAAAGCCTTTTAAGGACATCGGCTTGCCAGGGCACTGTGTCATTCTTTTACAggggtttgctgagtgtcgaAACTTTGGAGGTGCTGGGCAGCAAGGTGGGTTAGTTGCCCTTATTGCACGTCGGAGTCGGTTGCATCCTGGAACCCACTATTTGGCTCGTGGACTGAATGCATGTTCAGGCACAGGCAATGAGGTAGAGTGTGAGAAACTTGTTTGGGTTCCACAAAAGGGTGGAGGGCGCATCCCTTTTAGCTCATATATCTGGTGGCGTGGAACTATACCGTTATGGTGGGGTGCAGAAATAAAAAATGCTGTGTCAGTAGAAGCTGAAATTTATGTTGCTGATGATCCTTACAACGGGAGCTTACAATACTACCAACGATTGA AAAGATACGGCAATAAATCATCTGAAGCGAATGTATCTAGGCAAAAGAAATCTGGAATGGTTCCCATTGTTTGTGTTAACTTACTAAGATATGCTGAAGGTAAAACTGAGTCAGTTCTTGTTGATTGTTTCAAAGAATCTCTACAGTACATGAAGTCTACTGGAAAGCTTGGAAGCACGTGGATTCAGTTGATAAATTATGACTGGCATGCTACTGTGAAGTTAAAAGGACAGCAGCAGACAGTTGAGGGCCTATGGAGACATCTTAAAGCACCTACAATGGCCATTGGCTTCAGTGAAGGGAATTACTATGATGTAAGACAGCAGCTTAAGGAATGTAAAGGATCGATTATCTGCAATGACGACATAAATGGTGGATTTTGCATGGAATCTACTCAAAATGGGGTGATACGTTTCAATTGTGCCGACTCCCTTGATCGGACCAATGCTGCTAGTTAATTTGGGGCACTTCAAGTTTTTGTTGAACAGTGTAGTCGATTGAGTATCTCACTTGATGTAGATGCAATGTTTGGGTTATCAAGCAGATATTCTGAATATGACAGTCGAAATGCTCGTTCTTTGCCCCCTGGATGGGAGGAGCGCTTTGACTCTGTTACAGGGAAATCATTTTATATTGATCATAATACACGTACGACCACACGGGAACATCCATGCCAGGAGGCTCCACAGAAGCCCTGGAAGAGATTTGATATGACATTTGATCAGTTCAAAGGCTCAACAATGCTTGCTCCAGTGAACCACCTTGCTGAACTTTTTCTTTTGGCTGGCGATATCCATGCTACATTGTACACTGGCTCAAAAGCTATGCACAGTGAGATTCTGAACATATTTAAGGAGGAAACCGGAAAGTTTAGTAAATTTTCAGCTGTTCAGAATGTGAAGATTACAGTGCAAAGAAGGTTCCACAATTATGTGAATGATAGTTCCCGCCAAAAGCAGTTGGAGATGTTCCTTGGATTGAGGCTATATAAGCATCTCCTGTCCATTCCTATATTCCCTCTCAAA GTGCTATCAAGGCCATCTGGATGCATGTTGAAACCAGTTCCTAGTATCACCCCAGTGGCTGATGGTGGTTCCAGTCTTCTCAGCTTCAAAAAGAAGGATCTTATTTGG GTATGTCAGCAAGGTGCAGACTACGTTGAACTTTTTATATACCTTGGGGAACCTTGTCAAGTCTGTCAACTGCTTCTTACTGTCTCCCATGGTGCTGAAGATTCTTCGTATCCAGCATCTGTAGATGTTAGAGTTGGCTCAAGCATAGATGCCCTTAAGCTCGTGGTTGAG GGTGCTTGCATTCCACAGTGCTCAAATGGCACAAATTTATTGATACCACTCACTGGAAGAATTGATCCAGAGGACTTAGCTGTTACAGGGAAAAGTGCTAGGCCCAATGTTCAAGAGAGCACTTACCTTCCTTTGTTATATGACTTTGAAGAGCTAGAAGGAGAACTAAACTTTTTAAATCGGGTTGTTGCATTATCTTttcatccatctgccatatcaaGGACACCCATCACTCTTG ATTGA
- the LOC117835074 gene encoding uncharacterized protein, producing the protein MASLPDPTVYYPTSSNAILRAHPSTAASSKGSFGPVFAVLSVISVLAVAACVVGRLCGRRLSRKKAADHDFYGSDAVGGDLEKGFEVKYPPAMKPMASSRAMIHDIDDGFEIKFAPGKPAAWKGDGKADNNKGRQQQQQQHQVHHHQGHQPQPQLVGMMPKGYAVPKEYAGFRYPADAVVRQGQIRGGAFIPAKPST; encoded by the coding sequence ATGGCTTCCTTGCCTGATCCCACGGTGTACTACCCAACCTCCTCCAACGCCATCCTGCGCGCGCACCCGTCCACCGCCGCGTCGTCCAAGGGCTCGTTCGGCCCGGTCTTCGCGGTGCTCTCGGTGATCTCCGTCCTGGCCGTGGCCGCCTGCGTCGTGGGCCGGCTCTGCGGCCGCCGGCTCTCCAGGAAGAAGGCCGCCGACCACGACTTCTACGGCTCcgacgccgtcggcggcgacctGGAGAAGGGCTTCGAGGTCAAGTACCCGCCCGCCATGAAGCCCATGGCGAGCTCCCGCGCCATGATCCACGACATCGACGACGGCTTCGAGATCAAGTTCGCGCCGGGGAAGCCCGCGGCGTGGAAGGGCGACGGCAAGGCTGACAACAACAAGgggcgccagcagcagcagcagcagcatcaggtCCATCACCACCAGGGCCATCAGCCTCAGCCGCAGCTTGTTGGCATGATGCCCAAAGGCTACGCCGTGCCCAAGGAGTACGCGGGATTCAGATACCCCGCGGACGCCGTGGTCAGGCAGGGCCAGATAAGGGGCGGGGCATTCATTCCAGCAAAGCCTAGTACATGA
- the LOC117835085 gene encoding universal stress protein A-like protein, whose amino-acid sequence MADSSAPTRVMMAVNESSLKGYPHPSISCRTAFDWTLSKLVRSNPGGFHFLFLHVQVPDEDGFDDMDSIYASPEDFRQMKQRDKIRGLHLLEYFVNQCHQLGIKCEAWIRHGDPKEVICSEVKRVQPDLLVVGSRGLGPFQRVFVGTVSEFCVKHAECPVITIKRKATEAPQDPVDD is encoded by the exons ATGGCGGACTCTTCGGCGCCGACGCGGGTGATGATGGCGGTGAACGAGTCGTCGCTCAAGGGGTACCCGCATCCCTCCATCAGCTGCCGCACCGCCTTCGACTGGACGCTCTCCAAGCTTGTCCGCTCCAACCCCGGCGGCTTccacttcctcttcctccacgtCCAGGTCCCGGACGAGGACG GATTTGATGACATGGATAGCATCTATGCATCACCGGAGGACTTCCGCCAAATGAAACAGAGAGACAAGATAAGAGGGCTTCACTTGCTTGAGTACTTTGTAAACCAATGCCATCAGCTAGGG ATAAAATGCGAGGCATGGATCAGACATGGGGATCCAAAGGAGGTCATCTGCAGCGAAGTGAAGAGAGTCCAGCCTGACCTTCTAGTTGTCGGAAGTAGGGGCCTTGGGCCATTTCAGAG GGTTTTCGTGGGCACAGTGAGCGAGTTCTGCGTTAAGCATGCTGAATGCCCCGTCATCACCATCAAGAGGAAGGCTACCGAAGCGCCGCAGGACCCGGTCGACGACTGA